A single Actinomycetota bacterium DNA region contains:
- a CDS encoding glycosyl hydrolase family 8: MGPVPGRTGVFHNDGGRVNYLLIPRHPGEFHATNNEVALQARQHAQLVKSCTSGTDLVHLRHVNRAIGFEQDPQAEAANTLARAFNQGGAFTAADGSVTSEAQAYALLRAVWSNDPEGFDAAWAWSQAHLLRPDGLCSWLWRGGAVADPSSATDADTDMAYALLVAGKRWGRPALESAGNHMAQAIWATEVVTVQGRPCAVAGDWGSKDAVLPINPSYFSPFAYRVFGAVDPGHDWLGLLDAGYELIDSAARAPLGGAASAGLPPDWIGLDRTSGALVALSLPGKNTTQYSFDAARTFWRVALDDRWANDGRGAAFLQRAQFLGEEVGRKGTVSAAYAHDGSVVLAPPSTVSVAGALAALMTIDGTKADALYWGSIVGAATPGPHGSTWGDPADLYAQEWAWFAAAFYNNTLPDLWAAP, from the coding sequence GTGGGGCCGGTCCCCGGCCGGACGGGGGTATTCCACAACGACGGGGGCCGGGTCAACTACCTCCTAATACCCCGCCACCCTGGGGAGTTCCATGCCACCAATAACGAGGTCGCCCTGCAGGCCCGCCAGCACGCCCAGCTGGTCAAGAGCTGCACGTCCGGCACCGACCTGGTGCACCTCCGCCACGTGAACCGTGCCATCGGGTTCGAGCAGGACCCCCAGGCGGAGGCCGCCAACACCCTGGCGCGGGCCTTCAACCAGGGCGGGGCGTTTACCGCCGCCGACGGGTCGGTCACGTCGGAGGCGCAGGCCTACGCCCTGTTGCGGGCGGTGTGGTCCAACGACCCCGAGGGCTTCGACGCGGCGTGGGCCTGGAGCCAGGCGCACCTCCTGCGCCCCGACGGGCTGTGCTCGTGGCTGTGGCGGGGTGGTGCCGTGGCCGACCCCAGCAGCGCGACCGACGCCGACACCGACATGGCTTACGCCCTGCTGGTGGCCGGTAAGCGCTGGGGGCGGCCCGCCCTGGAATCCGCCGGAAACCATATGGCGCAGGCGATCTGGGCCACCGAGGTGGTGACCGTCCAGGGGCGCCCGTGCGCGGTGGCGGGGGACTGGGGGTCCAAGGACGCCGTCCTGCCCATCAACCCGAGCTACTTCTCGCCCTTCGCCTACCGGGTCTTCGGCGCCGTCGATCCGGGCCACGACTGGCTCGGTCTCCTGGATGCCGGCTACGAACTGATTGACAGCGCCGCCCGGGCGCCCCTCGGCGGCGCCGCCTCGGCCGGCCTCCCGCCCGACTGGATCGGCCTGGACCGGACCAGCGGGGCGCTGGTGGCTCTGTCGCTGCCCGGCAAGAACACCACCCAGTACAGCTTCGACGCCGCCCGGACGTTCTGGCGGGTGGCGCTGGACGATCGCTGGGCCAACGACGGGCGGGGCGCCGCCTTCCTGCAACGGGCGCAGTTCCTGGGCGAGGAGGTCGGCCGGAAGGGGACGGTGTCGGCGGCCTATGCCCACGACGGCTCGGTCGTGCTGGCCCCGCCCAGCACGGTATCGGTGGCCGGGGCGCTGGCCGCCCTCATGACCATCGACGGTACGAAAGCCGACGCCCTGTACTGGGGCTCGATCGTGGGGGCCGCCACCCCCGGCCCGCACGGGAGCACCTGGGGTGACCCGGCCGACCTGTACGCCCAGGAATGGGCCTGGTTCGCCGCCGCCTTTTACAACAACACGCTGCCCGATCTCTGGGCGGCCCCATAG
- a CDS encoding FIST N-terminal domain-containing protein, translating into MRIGAALSTLPDAPEAAREALGRALEALEGEQPDLVVAFHSIHHLARIAEVAGMLATGAKPAAVIGCTAQAVVGDGREVEAGPAFSVWAARLDGARVEPFVLGEAQTDDGPTILGIPPVADDTRAIILLGEPYTFPTDALEQLNALRAGDAPIPVIGGMASGGRGRGHHALVYNGDVRTAGAVGVTLSGDIRIETLVSQGCKPIGATSVVTAADGNVIQGLAGSLPMEKLGDLFRSLAPDDQERARHGLHVGVVIDEYASEFGPGDFLIRNVIGADQRSGWIAIGEPVSVGQTVQFHIRDASAADEDLNGSLGVLELSRVGDPSTIAGALLFTCNGRGMNLFGAPDHDVAAVRSHLGPLPVAGMFCAGEIGPVGGKNFLHGFTASVALFVNE; encoded by the coding sequence ATGCGGATCGGCGCTGCCCTCTCGACCCTCCCCGATGCCCCCGAGGCTGCCCGGGAGGCGCTCGGCCGGGCCCTCGAGGCCCTCGAGGGCGAGCAGCCCGACCTGGTGGTGGCCTTCCACTCGATCCACCACCTGGCCCGGATCGCCGAGGTCGCCGGCATGCTCGCCACCGGGGCGAAGCCGGCGGCGGTCATCGGCTGCACCGCCCAGGCAGTGGTGGGCGACGGGCGCGAGGTGGAGGCCGGTCCGGCGTTCAGCGTCTGGGCAGCCCGGCTGGACGGCGCCCGGGTGGAGCCCTTCGTCCTGGGCGAAGCCCAGACCGACGACGGCCCCACGATCCTGGGCATCCCGCCGGTGGCGGACGACACCCGGGCGATCATCCTGCTCGGCGAGCCCTACACCTTCCCCACCGACGCGCTCGAGCAGCTCAACGCCCTCCGGGCGGGCGATGCGCCCATCCCGGTGATCGGTGGGATGGCCAGCGGTGGCCGGGGGCGGGGCCATCATGCGCTCGTCTACAACGGCGACGTCCGCACCGCGGGTGCGGTCGGGGTGACGCTCAGCGGTGACATCCGCATCGAGACCCTGGTGTCCCAGGGGTGCAAGCCCATCGGCGCAACGTCCGTGGTCACCGCTGCCGACGGCAACGTGATCCAGGGCCTCGCCGGGTCGCTGCCCATGGAGAAACTGGGCGACCTCTTCCGCTCGCTGGCTCCCGACGACCAGGAACGGGCCCGCCACGGGCTACATGTAGGCGTGGTGATCGACGAGTACGCCTCCGAGTTCGGGCCGGGCGACTTCCTCATCCGCAACGTCATCGGCGCCGACCAGCGCTCCGGCTGGATCGCCATCGGGGAGCCGGTGAGCGTCGGCCAGACGGTGCAGTTCCACATCCGGGACGCCTCCGCGGCCGACGAGGATCTGAACGGCTCGCTCGGCGTCCTGGAACTCTCCCGGGTGGGCGACCCGAGCACCATCGCCGGGGCGCTCCTGTTCACCTGCAACGGCCGGGGGATGAACCTGTTCGGCGCCCCGGATCACGATGTCGCCGCGGTGCGCTCCCACCTCGGCCCGCTCCCGGTGGCAGGCATGTTCTGCGCCGGGGAGATCGGCCCGGTGGGGGGCAAGAACTTCCTGCACGGCTTCACCGCCAGCGTGGCGCTCTTCGTGAACGAGTAG
- a CDS encoding class II fumarate hydratase, which translates to MAETRVERDSMGEVPVPAGALYGAQTQRAVENFPLSSWRFGRRFIRALGHVKWAAAQANEELGLLEPRLAGAIREAAQEVVDGRHDDQFVIDVFQTGSGTSTNMNANEVIANRASELLGGTRGARHPVHPNDHVNRCQSSNDVIPTVTHLATLTALREILLPGLGELSNELKGKAARFDHILKSGRTHLMDATPVRLGQEFAGFAAQVDHAMTWVAGCRTHLEEVALGGTAVGTGINAHPSFAAAAIRQLVRRTGFSLREAPNHFEAQSARDAVVETSGALRGAAVAVARIANDLRWLASGPRTGIAEIKLPALQPGSSIMPGKVNPVIPEAVIQVAAQVIGNDIAITLGGLGGVFELNTMMPLMAHDLLFSAETLGIAAALLAAKCVAGIEADEERARGLLDRSLVTVTALVPLIGYDAAAEVSKEAYATGASLKEIVVARGLMGADEVDAALDLRRMTEPGLGPPGAE; encoded by the coding sequence ATGGCCGAGACCCGGGTGGAGCGAGACAGCATGGGCGAGGTGCCGGTGCCCGCCGGTGCCCTCTACGGCGCCCAGACCCAGCGGGCGGTGGAGAACTTCCCGCTCTCGTCGTGGCGCTTCGGCCGGCGCTTCATCCGTGCCCTGGGCCATGTCAAGTGGGCGGCGGCACAGGCCAACGAGGAGTTGGGCCTGCTGGAGCCCCGCCTGGCGGGGGCGATCCGGGAGGCCGCCCAGGAAGTGGTGGACGGCCGCCACGACGACCAGTTCGTCATCGACGTGTTCCAGACCGGCTCGGGCACCTCCACCAACATGAACGCCAACGAGGTCATCGCCAACCGGGCCAGCGAGCTGCTGGGCGGCACCCGGGGGGCCAGGCACCCGGTGCACCCCAACGACCACGTCAACCGCTGCCAGTCCTCCAACGATGTCATCCCCACCGTCACGCACCTGGCCACCCTCACCGCCCTCCGGGAGATCCTCCTGCCCGGGCTGGGGGAGCTGAGCAACGAGCTGAAGGGCAAGGCGGCCCGTTTCGACCACATCTTGAAGTCGGGCCGTACCCACCTCATGGACGCCACGCCGGTGCGCCTGGGGCAGGAGTTCGCCGGCTTCGCCGCCCAGGTGGACCACGCCATGACCTGGGTGGCGGGCTGCCGCACGCACCTGGAGGAGGTGGCGCTGGGTGGGACGGCCGTGGGGACCGGGATCAACGCCCACCCCTCGTTCGCCGCCGCCGCCATCCGACAGCTGGTCCGGCGGACCGGCTTCAGCCTGCGCGAGGCGCCCAACCACTTCGAGGCGCAGAGCGCCCGGGATGCCGTGGTGGAGACGTCGGGGGCGCTGCGGGGCGCGGCGGTGGCGGTCGCACGCATCGCCAATGATCTGCGTTGGCTGGCCTCCGGCCCCCGCACCGGCATCGCCGAGATCAAGCTGCCGGCGCTCCAGCCGGGCTCCAGCATCATGCCGGGGAAGGTGAACCCGGTGATCCCCGAGGCAGTGATCCAGGTGGCCGCCCAGGTGATCGGCAACGACATTGCCATCACGCTCGGTGGTCTGGGGGGCGTCTTCGAGCTCAACACGATGATGCCCCTGATGGCCCACGACCTGTTGTTCTCCGCCGAGACCCTCGGCATCGCCGCCGCCCTGCTGGCCGCCAAATGCGTGGCCGGGATCGAGGCCGACGAAGAGCGGGCCCGGGGCCTGCTCGACCGCTCGCTGGTGACGGTGACCGCCCTCGTGCCGCTGATCGGCTACGACGCTGCCGCCGAGGTCTCCAAGGAGGCCTACGCCACCGGCGCCTCGCTCAAGGAGATCGTGGTGGCCCGGGGCCTCATGGGGGCCGATGAGGTGGACGCCGCCCTCGACCTGCGGCGCATGACCGAGCCCGGCCTGGGGCCGCCCGGGGCCGAGTAG